A window of Equus caballus isolate H_3958 breed thoroughbred chromosome 21, TB-T2T, whole genome shotgun sequence genomic DNA:
AGGCGGTGGGGGAACCAGAGCTCAAGACCCGTCCTCCCACGCAGATCCCACTCAGCATCCCTTCCTCAGCCGCTGGTCACTGGactggggactttccctggagccctctaccacacctGGACTCCTGCTCTGAGATCTTCCGAGGGAAATCCTCGTGCCCTCTCTAATCCCTGCTCGCCCAGCCTGGCTTGTCCGTGGAAGGAGGATGTTGTATTCTCTGCCAGTTCCGGAGTCCCTCTACTTTGATTCAGAATCTTGGAAATGACAGTAGAACAGAAgagagactcatcttctggtgggtctctgCCCAGGGTTTCTTACCTTCCTTATGTTTCTGCGTTCACAAGGTGGTCGCGAGGATGGATTCCTCTGCAGGGAGGGAAGgcgcaggaggaagagccccagtccacacaggaaggggaggatggtcccaatcacccaggaagtgGAACTGGAGCTCGGCCAGGTAGCAAAGAGGCTTTTCAGAAACATGAGAGGATTCTGCATGTCAGAAATGCAGTGCTGCCctcaggcaactgagctctgggaGTGGCTTGGAGATTATTACCCCAGGCCCCCATGACAGAAGTGCGGCCTTGTCACAAAGGGCTCTTGAGGGCtgcggaggggacagcaggggagcaggctggaccagagcccctcccccaccctctagcctacgtctccctccctctaccctcctgggccttcgAGACCTTAGCTAGTTTTCTATGTCTTCCCCCTGGAAGCCAGAGGTCACCGggttccttgcgtctcctggattcttggtttgaagccaGCTATCTCATGGCCTTcgaaagtctgaagttctcccaggaatttgatctagttcccagggattcataccctgatcctcctctgtcctcaactctgatTGCTGTTTTCACCTCACCtagtgactttgtgtgtgtgtgtgtgtgtgtgtgtgtgtgtgtgtgtgtgagaggacaCTGAAGTGCCAGTCTCCTAGCTGATTTCAATTATGCAATTCAGTGTTCTCGACTGTAGTCACCACGCCAGACATTAGAACCTCCGACGTTTTTCATCTGAGAGCTGAAAGTTTGTCTCCTTTCACCTGCCTctctctatttcccccaccccacagccgctggccaccacttttctattctctgtttccatgagttgacctttcttttatagttttccgaGTTCACGTGTAAGTGAGCCCAGGCAGTATCTgtgcttctctgtctggctcgtttcattgagcataacgcccgccaggttcatccatgttgcgcaaatctcagctccatttgtccacataacaagcttttggtttcgtcAATCTGCAAGTCCCACTTTACTTTGCACTTATTTGGTTTTGAATACGAACGTTGTTATTGTTTCCAccaacctttgccatcttcactccgAACGACTCACCCCCAAATTGAaactaatcatttattatttaacgtAAGCATACTAAAAGTTTAAGTAATTAAACCTCCCAATGATGTGTTTTGTGTCAGTAGCGTTTCTGCTTCTGCAGTGAGAAAGCCTTTACCAAGACTTAtggcacatgctggacacacacacacagacacacacacacacacacgcccgcaCATACGCAGGCGTGGACACATTGGCACAGAACACTTCAGTATTTTCAAAGCAGAGAATTAAgcatattcccattttctttaatctcttatgtCGTCTTGACCCCATTTCTTCTTACTCTGCCTCAAATAGACAGTCTTCAGTTTCCAGAGTCcagacggctgtgtggcccagcccgaagccgggcacggctcgagtgagctgaagtgctgctcttgagagcggacgttggggccgggtccgtggccccggttggagtccagtctgaggcagccctttctggtctccccggtttgccctccacgcgatctctttctcagagttggccttgccttccccttcctgccccctccgggcccccggagcctcgagtcttgcctgaacctgtagaaagagggcccttcgagtcctagaggaattccctggtgacatcatcggacatgcctttttcagtgagaactgggggttcacttagggattgtactttttggtcaacgtgttaacttttcagactcgttggacaggtagtgcttagatatccgggtttatagttattacacagctatccatacacacagcgacggagagagactcttttaactgataatagggtaatcttacttataccaaaagcgttaaggtctacgttgttcttactagcttcacatgataaatacgttcccgatttacgaatgtgtgtgatcacagcagaatttgcaacagggtaactctcttagcaggccccaagatgatctttaacgtctttctcaacagttaaaacaactttgttcttctgaagtccaacaaagacctttttctggagctgggactcctaattgggacgcttggctagcgtatgactgtgaccagagtcccacattcaggctctcgcacgcaagagttctggactcagggcctcctcaaagccagctgcccaggtcagggactgacatgactcgggcctcccgcgtgttccctgaattggcctgcctgccagctcagagagaggatgaggagcgaatgtgttttaaaatgcaaatcaatcggaaagctcttccgggaaacctgacccacctggaacagtgtcaatagtagaggggaacccctggtattaaataaagaccgcccaccccaaatttagggaaattggattgtttccctgacatacacgatgatttctatctctgtcatagcagaagacagaagtacaggaattgcctgctgctccgatattaagacgagtttcagaaaggttcccttttctcttccgttcaatagagaagcgataggagggccaggaacgcactgacattttcttgctctgttgggattcattggattccgttaccatttaatctagcgattctgcgctagtactcaagtgagaaactgcagttgtgtgttcattcccaaataatttgagtccacagcaaccatgagctagtttcttcttaattcaagtggaaatccagttcattcaggggacctgctccgcaggtgcggatctctgtctacttaatgttctctggagacgaagaacaaagagcttgtgacaggttgaaggtcaggggtctcctgtccagatacgttctgacagtgttttattcaatgtggtgatacctggccctcccacgtcctcggcacctgtcgtgcgttaggtaacggcatttttttcctgaggaaatggctcaAATCCAAGATACCGTGTTAGGtttactctctctgccctgtttcgccCTTTCAGCCTCTAACCCGTGTTGCATTTGCTTGTGAGATCCTGGAGGCGGGTTCATTTTCACACCATCACTGCCATTGATACTTACTGGGCAGgcaaatttcagttcacccaaaagccttcacagagaagctcatggcaggtttatttctaaggggtgaaatcgtaaaaatcaaaaaatgtcaTCCGGTAGGTAAGCGGTTAAACTCTAGTGGCACTTTATTCTCCTTCCCCGGCGTCCCACCCTAGGCGCACAGTGTCCCACCCACCGTCAGGTGGTGaccccacacactcacccccggctccgttccccaggaggagaaggcaggggcaggagagcagggctctgagctcctctgggcagaggggtgaggcccacagcagcacgcgtgctccccacccgcccgccctcagagccgggagcgcagccatccttgtcgctgctgctccagactgtgacaagcacagagggacggggacgctgggccgagagggatgcgcaggcccatctccacggccgcttcagcagggagaggagcagctcCCGGGGCAGCGTCCTCACCTATTCCCAGCGAGAGCTCGGGGTGCAGGGCAAGCTTCCTCGccctccggactcagggccagcactgccccacactcccctccccactctgtgacctgtgagcctgTCTCTACGCTtgctggagcctctgcaaagcccctccctacagccccacaagttcaagggccagagaacgcaggagaggacaggcggggcccatcgtgggcttggggtcttagaggttttgctcatctggaaagaGCCCAAAGCTTCCATTGGTTTTTGTAAGGACGGTGTGATGGGGACTTGAGGTgcaatgggggagctggggcgagggcaggtgagccacgctgcagtcggcctccccccatggccctgtcccttctggaagccaaagcagacgctcaggaagggcggagcctgaccccgttttttccccctagcagggcacagacagaagccacgacctctagggagaaaacaagtgtatttggggaaaattggggtagGAGGACAGCATTAGCACGGAGGGTGGGATAAGGAGCAAAACCAGGTTTTCTGTTCGTCCGCTTGCCCGTTCGGGCAGAGAAGCGTTCCTACGAGGAAagctgtgtcaggcacagtctgCTCATCCCGGGAGAGGCATATCTGAGGAGAGCGTggcgggtaatggattggctgaggcagctgccaccctcagcccaggctggcagggtttggccgGGGACCGCGGCTGCCCGGATGGCAGGGTCCCGTCGCCATGCCTGCTCTGATCCATCCCCTCGTATTCGGACAGTTGTGGTCCCTGGAGGTGGGTTGGGGACTGTCCTCTGTgattgttctcctctgctctggggaggagggaacgtcGTGGTGACAGGTATGTCCGGCTTGCCAGGCCTGAAGTGGGTTTTGCgatgcttctgctgggaggccagaagttctcggccagcctcagtttccctcccaggacgcagacacaggatgtcactgtcgatggcgcctgaacagccccgccatccgacgccgagctgtgtgtgacccgtgcccggctctgggcggtggctgaggcgggcttgcctttgcgaggggctcctctggtgcttcctccttgttgggcctcaggcagggcaggaggcgtctcaacatttttctgagagggctgTCGCGAGGATCCTCTTCCTTTGCAGGCGGGGGCTGGAGGGGTTTGGTCTCGAGGGTGTCTCCCACGTCCCCGACCTGGCTccgagactgggaccctgactccccgtccagtgttgccaccccgcggcagggctctggtgaggccccacccctgctctcctcccgaGGCTCTTCCCTGGCCACGGGGGACCCTGAAGTCGGCCCCCGacggccttgctcggcccccacgaaggtcccaccccgcccttttctctctgagaggcCGCGTGGGAAGGttggagaaggcggccggccctcctgtcccgagagagaggcttctgagggcccactgccatcgccaggtagggtccctcccagggccttctgattttcctcacacacaggtgagggagcagggaggggacgggccagcctgggaactgaTGGTTTGGTCGTCCAAGTTAAGACCTGGTCACccggaggaggctcaagaggttttcTCGTCAAGTGTGCAGAGTCAGCTTTCGAGGGGGCCCCAGAATCACAGGTGgctgcggggggcagaggggaccgtggaagggccgagggttgagcctcacatgcttccagagctgcaggccccaagggcaggaggggtaggccccagcggaaattcagcccagacgtgataGTGTGTGCTGGGAGCATCTGAGGAGTGCGTGGATCGTCTTGTTCTTCTTCCCAGACCTCCGTTTGCATGCTCTCCGTGATGTctgtctcgagcagcttctggGCGTCAGGGTTGGCGACTGAGGGGCTGTCGGTCTCTCCCTCCCTatgtgtggggcctccccagaatgaggccactggtgggtggcaggacaggggcccttgctgggaCCCGAAGTGCGACGGCACGGGGAAGAACAAGACCTGGATCGTGTTCCAGCGGGAGGGGAACGTTTCAACGCGACAGCTCacgcggccgtggcctgagttgggaaatggccaacacGAGTGAGCTGGGGCCGAGCTCGTGGCAACAGGGCGTAGTGGAGTGGTGGTCAGGGCCGAGGGCGGttctgctggcagggtggaggcccaaggtagagtgcgctgggtgagaagagccagggaaagtgctggagccgtggtgagaggagcaccttgcacgggcttcccgcgtggctggcggactctagcagacgctgtcttgcacgcctccccaggggaggCTTGAGATGTCAAGCGATGGAAGCAccccttacaagacagcctccccggggagctgcgggaaacaagatgcacaagctgtagccaggagcagagggccctgggacagcagggcaggccaggccaggccaggtgcgggtggccccttgagagccatggccctccctggccctcccttcacttcaccgaattctcctgctgtccctccccgccaggcctcttgccaccccctgccccatggctcccctcccagctcagccccaagctgcctgtagccccGGGGCACGTCAGAGACTCtgcgaggaagaagcccaggagagaagggcaagattccttaccttggcgaaagggacctcaggccccccacttctgccaggtccttccggccagctctgtaagctagaaatgAGGGCACTGGGTCACAGCCGTGAAGGCGGGGGCCTagggctctggcaggaggctgcgtgcagtgtgcctttaggggagaccgtttgaggtcagactctggagcccaggcaccagtgcccaaggccacgggatccctgacggggatggcaaggctgctgatgggttgaggtttgtcgtggaccaagtgcttcaacctccaccacagcccacatgcccctgctgggcaacaccctgttccggacgcctgctggcctgggccttggttccgcgcacagcatctggcaagcactcaggttttcctctccttgccGGGAGCCTcgctgagggctctgtttcctgagggacaggctctgtccctggcatcctcgagcccacggagctgggcgctcagggacaggaggtgcaggccagctctggggcacagggctgaatggcaggagcttgcttacctttcaaagctccccttttcttcctgctcctgctgctcctccctctcggctccacttgacgctgaggtgagagaaaagacaagaaactgcggggtctgagccccaaggctccctctcctctctctggaccagccgcAGACGCACAGCGTTTGTGAGCGGGATGACTGCCTaccctgaactcctggggctctggggtgttccttcccttttacttccttttgaagtggataactgaacacaaaatggacgtttgctgtcttccttctctgaggatcgtaagcaggtccccatgtgggaccaGCGTGCATCTTCTGTCACTGTTCCTCTGCTCGAGAAGCGCGCGCCTTCTCAGAGGTACAGGATCgtgtgagcttcctcagggaggactctgcttcctgaggctacagccccactccaggtcctgcccagaggctctcgggggctcagctgtgccctcagatcaaccacgacagagaaaaggcccgcctgagacacctgccccggggaggtggctggggaacgggtgctcagggcctgtcttcccacagatccCACTCGGCATCCCGTCCGTGGCCACTGGTCGCTGGCCTCTGgggcctttccctggagccctctaccacaccgggactcctgctcagaggtcttcggaccgaaatccctgtgcccactctcccccctgcccacccaacctggctggtctctagaaggatgatgttctgttctttcccgtccctggggtccctctagttgattcagagaagtggaaatcacagtaaaagaggagagagactcgtcttctggtgggtctgggtccaggatttcttaccttcctgacgtttctcctttTGTCAGTTGGTTGTGAGGGCGAATTcctcttgggggagggggggaagaacaggaggaagagccccagtccatacaggatgcggaggatggtcccaatcacccaggaggcgGCACTGGAGCTCAAGCAGGTAGCAACAATGCTTTGTAGACgtaagataggagtttccatgtCTCAAGTCTAgtcctactctcaggcaactgagcgctgggagtgacttggagattagaaccccacgccctcatcgtggaactgtggccgtgtcacgggggctcctgaggggggaggggggaggggcaggcgagaggagggcagccgattggaccccagcccctgcgccgccaactggcctccaactgcctccctccaccctcctgggccttctagaccttagctggttttctgtttcttccacctggaagccagctgtcgcccggttccttgcctctcctggattcttggtttgaagccacctatctcagggcctttgaaagtctgcagttctcccaggaattcgaGCTAGTTCCCAGGGACTCACACCctcattctcctctgtcctcaactccgactgttgttttcacctcacttattgactctgtgtgtgcgtgccaGGACACTGAAGTGCTGCTCTCTTAGCTGATCTCAGTTATAGAATGCAGCGTTCTCGACTCTAGTCACCACGTCAGACATgagatcctcagagctccttgatctcagggctgagagttggtcccctttgacctgcctctccctctccctcccactccacagccgctggccaccacttttgtactctctgtttctgtgaattgacCTTTCTTTTGTCGTTTTTCGAGTTCACGTGCTAAGCGACCCCAGGCagtatctgtcttcctctgtctggcttgttccactgagcgtaacgcccgccaggttcatcgatgttgtgccagtctccactccatttgtccacgtaacaagcttttggtttcgtcaatctggaagtcccactttattttacgcttgtttggctttgaatatgaacgttgttattgtttcgatcaacctttgccatcttcGCTCAGGACGACTCAcccaaaaatggaaactaatcatTTCTTACGGAACATAAGCATAATCAAAATTTAAGTAACTAAACCTCCCAGTAATGTGTTTTATGTTAGTCgcatttctacttctgaagtgagaaagccttcaccaagacttatgggacgtgctggacacacacacacacacacacacacagacacacacacacgcgcgcccATACATAACGCAGGCGTGGACACATTTGCACAGACCAATTCAGGCCTTTCCAACCAGAGAATTCagcacattctcattttctctaagcttttctgtcgtcttgaccctgtttcttctcattccgcCCGAAATAGACCGTCTTCCGTTTCCAGAGTTtagacggctgtgtggcccagcccgaagccgggcacggctcgagtgagctgaagtgctgctcttgagagcggacgttggggccgggtccgtggcccgggttggagtccagtctgaggcagccctttctggtctccccggtttgcccgccacgcgatctctttctcagagttggccttgccttccccttcctgccccctccgggcccccggagcctcgagtcttgcctgaacctgtagaaagagggcccttcgagtcctagaggaattccctggtgacatcatcggacatgcctttttcagtgagaactgggggttcacttagggattgtactttttggtcaacgtgttaacttttcagactcgttggacaggtagtgcttagatatccgggtttatacttattacacagctatccatacacacagcgacggagagagactcttttaagtgataatagggtaatcttacttataccaaaagcgttaaggtctacgttgttcttactagcttcacatgataaatacgttcccgatttacgaatgtgtgtgatcacagcagaatttgcaacagggtaactctcttagcaggccccaagatgatctttaacgtctttctcaacagttaaaacaactttgttcttctgaagtccaacaaagacctttttctggagctgggactcctaattgggacgcttggctagcgtatgactgtgaccagagtcccacattcaggctctcgcacgcaagagttctggactcagggcctcctcaaagccagctgcccaggtcagggactgacatgactcgggcctcccgcgtgttccctgaattggcctgcctgccagctcagagagaggatgaggagcgaatgtgttttaaaatgcaaatcaatcggaaagctcttccgggaaacctgacccacctggaacagtgtcaatagtagaggggaacccctggtattaaataaagaccgcccaccccaaatttagggaaattggattgtttccctgacatacacgatgatttctatctctgtcatagcagaagacagaagtacaggaattgcctgctgctccgatattaagacgagtttcagaaaggttcccttttctcttccgttcaatagagaagcgataggagggccaggaacgcactgacattttcttgctctgttgggattcattggattccgttaccatttaatctagcgattctgcgctagtactcaagtgagaaactgcagttgtgtgttcattcccaaataatttgagtccacagcaaccatgagctagtttcttcttaattcaagtggaaatccagttcattcaggggacctgctccgcaggtgcggatctctgtctacttaatgttctctggagacgaagaacaaagagcttgtgacaggttgaaggtcaggggtctcctgtccagatacgttctgacagtgttttattcaatgtggtgatacctggccctcccacgtcctcggcacctgtcgtgcgttaggtaacggcatttttttcctgaggaaatggctcaATCTAAGATATGGTGTTAGGGTTagtctctctgccctgtttcagcCTTTCAACCTCTAATGCGTGTTGCATTCTTTCTAAGTTCCTGGAGGCTGGCCCATTTTCAAGCCTTCGTTACTCATTGCCATTGATATTAACCGTGCAGAAAAATTTAGGTTCACGCCAAAACCTTCCCCagaagttcatagcagctttatgcatAGGGGACattacaaaaaccaaaaactgtccttcagtaggtaagtgGTTAAACTCTGGTGGCACTTTGTCTCCTTCTCCCGGGTCCCAGCCTAGGTGCACAGTGTCCCACCATCAGATCATGCCGccacacactcacccccggctccattccccaggaggagaaggcaggtgcaggagagcagggccctgtgccCCTCTGGGCGGAGGGGACAGGCCCGCAGCAGCCTCTGTGCTCCCCAACCGCCCACCCTCAGAGGCCGGAGCTCAGTCGTGGTCGTCGCTGCTCTtccagactgtgacaaggacagagggagggcgacgctgggccgagagggttgcgcaggcccatctccacggcagcttcagcagggacagaagaagctcctggggcagcgtcatctattcccaccaagagctcgGGGTGCGGGGCAAGCTTTCCCgctccggactcagggccagcactgccccacactcccctccccgccctgtgACCTGTGACTCTGTCTCTACACTTCCCGGAGCCTCTGCAaaccccctccctacagccccagaagctcaagggccagagaacgcaggagaggacgggtggggcccatcctgggctggggtctagaggttttgctcatctgggaaTAGCCTAAAGCTTccgtttgtttttgtaaggatggCGTGATGGGTACTTCGCGTGCAATGAGGGAGTTGGGGCCAGGGCGCGTGAGCCACGCTGCAGtcagcctccccccatggccctgccCCTTCTGGAAGCCACAGTAGACACTCAGGGAGGGCGGAGCCTGACCCTGCTTCTACCCCTAGCAGGGCGAGACGGAGGCCACCaggtctcaggggaaaaaaacatgtatttgggGGAAATCGGGGTTGGAAGGCACCATCAGCACAGAGGGTGAGGtcaggagaaaaaccagaagtCCTTGGCGAACCCTCAGTCTGTCTCCCAGCGCCCAGACAAAGGATGATACTGtggatggcgcctgaacagccctgccatccgacgccgagctgcgtgtgacccgtgcctggctctgggcggtggctgacgcgggcttgcctttgcaaggggctcctctggtgcttcctccttgttgggcctcaggcagggcaggaggcgtctcaacatttttctgagagggctgacgtgaaaaacctcttctttttccggcagggcctggaggggttTGGTCCCGAGGGCGTCTCCTGTTCCTCCGACCTGGCTccaagactgggaccctgactcgccctccagtgttgccaccccacggcagggctctggtgacgCCCCACCTCCACTCTCTTTCAGAGGCTCGTTCCTGGCCATTGCTGACCCTGGACTCAGGTGTAGacggccttgctcggcccccacgaCCGTCCCGCTCTGCCCATTTCTGTCCGAGAGGCTGAATGCGAAGCTcggagaaggcggccggccctgCTGTCCCATCAGAGAGGCCTCGGAGGGCCCACAGCCAttgccaggtagggtccctcccggGGCCTTCTGGTTTTCCTCACTCACAGGGGAAgttgaagggaggggaggggccaggcgcGGAACTGATGCTTTTGTGGTCAAAGTCTTATGTTTCTCTCCTGGGTGgggctcaagaggttttcccgAGAACTCTGCACTGTCGGCCTTCAAGCGGGTGCCGGAATCacgggtggcagaggagggaaaagtagACCGTGGAAGGGCCAAGGGTTGAGCCTCACTTGCGTTCAGCTCAGCCGACTCCAAGGACGGGAAGGGTGGGCGCCAGCGGACattcagcccagacgtgataCTGGGTGCTTCGAGCatctgagggctgcctggggcgtcttgttcttctttctctggccaggccttcgtctgtgttcttttcctgatttccatCTTGAGCAGCTTTGGCGCATCAGGGTTGGCAAGTGAGGGGctctccgtctctccctccctgtgtgtgGGGCCTCCCCGGAATGAGGCCACTGGTCGGTGGCAGGACAGGTGCCCTTGCTGGGACTGGAGGTGCGCTGACCCGGGGAAGAACAAGACCTTGATCATG
This region includes:
- the LOC138919932 gene encoding spermatogenesis-associated protein 31E1-like, translating into MQNPLMFLKSLFATWPSSSSTSWVIGTILPFLCGLGLFLLRLPSLQRNPSSRPPCERRNIRKRQVEPRGKSSRSRKKRGALKAPRAAGKGLAEVRGQVSLSHSSPGRLSSKGCSHRSSCQGYPGEASNTAYARAQQPRGKPVAGATLTMTPAHSLGPLTHTPIPLASTLPAEPPADLTRIPPDTTAMSTAPAHSSWPFPNSGHGRMSWRVEFLSQWHMIKVLFFPGSAHLQSQQGHLSCHRPVASFRGGPTHREGETESPSLANPDAPKLLKMEIRKRTQTKAWPEKEEQDAPGSPQMLEAPSITSGLNVRWRPPFPSLESAELNASEAQPLALPRSTFPSSATRDSGTRLKADSAEFSGKPLEPHPGEKHKTLTTKASVPRLAPPLPSTSPVSEENQKAPGGTLPGNGCGPSEASLMGQQGRPPSPSFAFSLSDRNGQSGTVVGAEQGRLHLSPGSAMARNEPLKESGGGASPEPCRGVATLEGESGSQSWSQVGGTGDALGTKPLQALPEKEEVFHVSPLRKMLRRLLPCLRPNKEEAPEEPLAKASPRQPPPRARHGSHAARRRMAGLFRRHPQYHPLSGRWETD